From the genome of Muricauda sp. SCSIO 64092, one region includes:
- the msrB gene encoding peptide-methionine (R)-S-oxide reductase MsrB — protein MGKYGTEKTEEEWKQELSPEEYYVLRQKGTERPFTGAYNLHFKNGVYHCKACNAKLFESENKFESGCGWPSFDQAVEGAIEYVRDTSHGMIRTETLCANCGSHLGHVFNDGPRETTGQRYCINSVSIGFEPKEE, from the coding sequence ATGGGAAAATACGGTACGGAAAAGACGGAAGAGGAGTGGAAACAAGAGCTTTCACCCGAGGAATACTATGTTTTGCGCCAAAAGGGTACTGAACGCCCCTTTACCGGTGCATATAACCTCCACTTTAAAAATGGGGTCTATCATTGTAAGGCGTGCAATGCCAAACTCTTTGAAAGTGAAAACAAATTTGAAAGCGGATGTGGTTGGCCATCTTTTGACCAGGCAGTGGAAGGTGCCATTGAATATGTACGGGATACTTCCCACGGTATGATCCGCACCGAAACCCTTTGTGCCAATTGTGGCAGCCATTTAGGGCATGTCTTTAATGACGGACCAAGGGAAACTACAGGACAGCGGTATTGCATCAATTCAGTCAGTATTGGTTTTGAACCAAAAGAGGAATAA
- the msrB gene encoding peptide-methionine (R)-S-oxide reductase MsrB, which translates to MGKNSALLLLVVLALSSCMGISQQEKKEMAKAEKEIEYPITKSDTEWKAELTDMEYYVLRKAATEHAFTSDLLTNKEKGTYVCAGCGTPVFKSEHKFDSGTGWPSFYKEIEGNVAYDVDYKIGYPRTEEHCATCGGHLGHVFNDGPEPTGKRHCINGVALNFVPEEK; encoded by the coding sequence ATGGGAAAAAATAGTGCTTTGCTTTTGCTAGTGGTATTGGCACTCAGTTCCTGTATGGGTATTTCCCAGCAGGAAAAGAAAGAAATGGCAAAGGCCGAAAAAGAAATTGAATATCCGATTACAAAATCGGATACAGAATGGAAAGCCGAATTAACGGACATGGAATATTATGTCCTAAGAAAGGCCGCCACCGAACATGCCTTTACCAGTGACTTATTGACCAATAAGGAAAAAGGGACCTATGTCTGCGCTGGTTGTGGGACACCGGTCTTTAAAAGTGAACATAAATTTGACTCCGGCACGGGATGGCCCAGTTTTTATAAGGAAATTGAAGGCAATGTTGCTTATGATGTGGACTATAAAATAGGGTACCCCAGAACTGAGGAACATTGTGCTACCTGTGGAGGCCATCTGGGACACGTTTTTAATGATGGGCCGGAGCCCACTGGAAAACGGCACTGCATTAATGGTGTTGCCCTTAATTTTGTCCCCGAGGAAAAATAA